A window of Apium graveolens cultivar Ventura chromosome 8, ASM990537v1, whole genome shotgun sequence contains these coding sequences:
- the LOC141679920 gene encoding small ribosomal subunit protein eS21y-like, whose amino-acid sequence MMNDEGQNMDLYIPRKCSATNRLITSKDHASVQINVGHLDDKGVYTGGFTTFALCGFVRAQGDADSAVDRLWQKKKVELKQ is encoded by the exons ATGATGAACGATGAAGGTCAAAACATGGATCTTTACATCCCTAGAAAATG TTCTGCTACGAATCGGTTGATTACGTCAAAGGATCACGCCTCTGTTCAAATCAATGTTGGTCATTTGGATGATAAGGGCGTTTACACCGGTGGTTTCACCACTTTTGCTCTCTGTGGTTTCGTCCGTGCTCAG GGAGATGCTGATAGTGCAGTTGATCGCCTGTGGCAGAAGAAGAAAGTTGAGCTTAAGCAATAG